Genomic window (Candidatus Atribacteria bacterium ADurb.Bin276):
CTTACGCTTGGGATCAGTTTGCTTTTTATATAGCCATTGTCATATCCATATTAGTTTTTTTCTTAAGCAATGCTTCCTTGGTTATCATAGTCATTTCTTTAAGCACGGGTATATCAATTCCGGTTTTATGGAAAAAAGATGTCAATGGAATCCTCCTGCAATATTTTGGACTTTTCCCTTATTCACTGTTGCTTTACCTAATATATCTGCGCATTGGTTATGTGGGATTATTTTTATTCTTTTTTCCTCTGATGATAGCAAGGTATTCATTTAAGCTTTATGTTGAAACGAAAAAAGTCCATCTTGAATTATTACGAGCTCTCACTGCTGCGTTGGATGCTAAAGACCCATATACTCAAGGCCATTCGGCTCGGGTAGCAAAAATTTCTTTGGCAATTGCAGAAAAGCTCAACCTTTCCGATAAAAAGCAAGAAATGATTGAATATGCAGCCTTGCTTCATGATGTTGGAAAAATTGGGATTGAAGACGCGATTTTAAGAAAACCAGGTCCTCTTACTGAAGGAGAGTATATCATTGTTAAACAGCATCCAGTTATAGGTTTTGATATAGTTTCTAAAGTCGACTTTTTAAAGGAAATCGCCGGTTTAATTCGATCTCACCATGAGAGATGTAATGGAAGTGGCTATCCGGATGGAAAGAAGCAGACCGACCTTCCTGTTGAATCCCTTATATTAGCAGTGGCTGATGTTTTTGAAGCTTTAACTTCCGACCGGCCTTATCGTAAAGCGTATTCAGTAGAAGAAGCTTTAATTATAATGGAAAATGAAGGAAACGAATATTATGATTTTAAGGTCATAAAAGCACTTAAAGAGATTTTGCAGGAGGGCTTTGAGGTTGCTGGCTGATTTTGTTTTAATTGGTATTGTTATAGGTTATATCAGTCGCGGAAATTTCCAAAATCTAAAACAAGCGAACATTCCTTATTTATGGCTCATCGTTTTGGGTTTTTTGGTGAAGTTTATTGGCCCGTATTTCTCCGAATGGTCTTTTCAATGGTTCAATATTATTGGTATGATTATTGTTTTTATTGGGACCCTTTTTAGTTATAAGTCCTATGGAATGAAAATTGTCTCGGTCGGGGCATTTCTCAATATCCTAGTTATTCTTTTTAACCGAGGGATGAT
Coding sequences:
- the rpfG_2 gene encoding Cyclic di-GMP phosphodiesterase response regulator RpfG; this encodes MKSDKKKHLLDFYIYSVIIFGIALFLYSLLTIDLSHFPLAQIITFLVLIMVTEALPIHLSPHTSISVSFAIIYAFILLTNPYLVMIATFIGNVLIYMKSGWKKSLFNGAQFAISAFLSGYVFQLLGGYAYAWDQFAFYIAIVISILVFFLSNASLVIIVISLSTGISIPVLWKKDVNGILLQYFGLFPYSLLLYLIYLRIGYVGLFLFFFPLMIARYSFKLYVETKKVHLELLRALTAALDAKDPYTQGHSARVAKISLAIAEKLNLSDKKQEMIEYAALLHDVGKIGIEDAILRKPGPLTEGEYIIVKQHPVIGFDIVSKVDFLKEIAGLIRSHHERCNGSGYPDGKKQTDLPVESLILAVADVFEALTSDRPYRKAYSVEEALIIMENEGNEYYDFKVIKALKEILQEGFEVAG